In Kineococcus sp. NBC_00420, a single genomic region encodes these proteins:
- a CDS encoding heavy metal-binding domain-containing protein codes for MSPWAGGLPPAALARVERQRAGGATGSFLSAPGAAAVAAAGLAPVGEVFGCLVMNLGWSGGFCGAWATTSGPGVWGWTSPVVTTGDPGGLRNGSGPYVRAVDAAWHGALERMLTEARALGADGVVGVRTTRAHLDGSAVEFTARGTAVRELARTAPGTLWCAGLSAEDVAAALGSGFAPRALVRGLSVATKHEDPLMMQQRSSWSGNEVDGLTELLTRARADARRGLTLDARRHGSGHVVVDDVRLGTFETQCGDGKDLHAEASFTGTLLTEVGPPGAGRAPAVLTVLPLNR; via the coding sequence GTGAGTCCCTGGGCGGGTGGCCTGCCCCCGGCAGCCCTGGCCCGCGTCGAGCGGCAACGGGCCGGCGGGGCCACCGGCTCGTTCCTCTCCGCACCCGGCGCCGCCGCCGTCGCGGCTGCGGGCCTGGCCCCGGTGGGGGAGGTGTTCGGGTGCCTGGTCATGAACCTCGGCTGGAGCGGGGGTTTCTGCGGTGCGTGGGCGACCACCTCCGGTCCCGGGGTCTGGGGGTGGACGAGCCCGGTCGTGACCACCGGCGACCCCGGCGGACTCCGGAACGGCTCGGGCCCCTACGTGCGCGCCGTCGACGCCGCCTGGCACGGGGCGCTGGAGAGGATGCTGACGGAGGCGCGCGCCCTCGGGGCCGACGGTGTCGTGGGGGTCCGCACCACCCGCGCCCACCTCGACGGCAGCGCCGTGGAGTTCACCGCACGGGGGACGGCGGTCCGCGAGCTCGCCCGCACGGCCCCGGGAACGCTCTGGTGCGCCGGACTCAGCGCCGAGGACGTCGCGGCCGCGCTGGGGTCGGGTTTCGCCCCCCGGGCGCTGGTGCGGGGCCTCTCGGTCGCCACGAAGCACGAGGACCCGTTGATGATGCAGCAGCGGAGCAGCTGGAGCGGCAACGAGGTCGACGGGCTGACGGAACTGCTCACCCGCGCCCGCGCCGACGCCCGCCGCGGTCTGACGCTCGACGCCCGACGCCACGGGAGCGGCCACGTGGTGGTCGACGACGTTCGCCTCGGGACCTTCGAGACCCAGTGCGGCGACGGGAAGGACCTGCACGCCGAGGCCTCCTTCACCGGGACCCTGCTCACCGAGGTGGGACCCCCCGGCGCCGGGCGGGCCCCCGCCGTCCTGACCGTCCTACCCCTGAACCGTTGA
- a CDS encoding heavy metal-binding domain-containing protein, which produces MRGDHGRALFTSDLSVNEFLLVREAGFRPVGLVLGSSVYHVGLQVGRWSKNMELDKLTQAMYHARELAMTRMEAEAAELGADGIVGVRLEIEFKEYGNDLAEFLAIGTAVVADEPPPSGTWRTVHGLPFTSDLSGQDFWTLVQAGYAPLGLVMGTCVYHIAHRGVLASMSTVGSNVEIEQYTEALYDARELAMSRMQAEAEALQAEGIVGVQLMSLPHRWGGHTTEFFAIGTAVRPLRADHTIAKPSLVLPLTDGPR; this is translated from the coding sequence ATGCGCGGTGACCACGGCCGGGCCCTGTTCACCTCCGACCTCAGCGTCAACGAGTTCCTGCTCGTCCGCGAGGCCGGGTTCCGTCCCGTCGGGCTCGTGCTGGGTTCCAGCGTCTACCACGTCGGGCTGCAGGTCGGACGTTGGAGCAAGAACATGGAACTCGACAAGCTCACCCAGGCGATGTACCACGCGCGGGAACTCGCGATGACGCGGATGGAGGCCGAGGCCGCGGAACTCGGCGCCGACGGCATCGTGGGGGTGCGCCTGGAGATCGAGTTCAAGGAGTACGGCAACGACCTCGCGGAGTTCCTGGCCATCGGCACCGCCGTCGTCGCCGACGAACCGCCGCCCAGCGGGACCTGGCGCACCGTGCACGGGCTGCCCTTCACCTCCGACCTGTCCGGACAGGACTTCTGGACGCTCGTGCAGGCCGGCTACGCCCCGCTCGGCCTGGTGATGGGTACCTGCGTCTACCACATCGCCCACCGCGGGGTCCTCGCCTCGATGAGCACCGTCGGCAGCAACGTCGAGATCGAGCAGTACACCGAAGCCCTCTACGACGCCCGTGAGCTCGCGATGAGCCGCATGCAGGCCGAGGCCGAGGCGCTGCAGGCCGAGGGCATCGTCGGCGTCCAACTGATGTCCCTCCCGCACCGCTGGGGCGGGCACACCACGGAGTTCTTCGCGATCGGCACCGCCGTCCGCCCGTTGCGGGCGGACCACACCATCGCCAAACCGTCCCTGGTGCTGCCCCTGACGGACGGGCCGCGGTGA
- a CDS encoding dihydrolipoyl dehydrogenase family protein, whose amino-acid sequence MFTSQADVCVIGSGSGGKMVAQRLARAGRRVVLVERGYVGGFCPYVACVPAKSLLLSAAAGLSWPAARALRDEAVGGRDDSGAARGLTDDGVEIVRGTARLDGPGRVLVEDGPTTPARITARITARTVVIGTGSSPVRPELPVDVATWTSEEALAADELPARLAVVGGGPVACELAQAYAGLGSRVTMLVRGEHLLSGEPSWVGEALADVLRGDGVDVRTSTSLDALADLDVDRVLLGTGRTPTTSGLGLDEDWLTSAGAVRTDGRCRVVDASGSPVEGLFAVGDVTGISPYTHTANHQARTVVDELLGRGRDADYSAIPRAVYTHPPVFSTGDTSGDGARSARFSVTEVERANLLELSAPRDQRRALTGAVELFARDGILVGAACLGPEADSWGAELSLAVRARLTVDLLAHHVRAFPTWSEAVFPALEELQG is encoded by the coding sequence GTGTTCACCAGCCAAGCGGACGTCTGCGTCATCGGTTCCGGGTCGGGCGGGAAGATGGTCGCCCAACGACTGGCCCGGGCCGGGCGGCGCGTGGTCCTCGTCGAACGCGGCTACGTCGGCGGGTTCTGCCCCTACGTGGCGTGCGTCCCGGCGAAGTCGCTGCTGCTCTCGGCTGCGGCCGGTCTCTCGTGGCCGGCGGCCCGGGCCCTGCGCGACGAGGCCGTCGGCGGCCGCGACGACTCCGGTGCGGCGAGGGGCCTCACGGACGACGGCGTCGAGATCGTCCGCGGCACCGCCCGGCTGGACGGACCGGGACGGGTGCTGGTGGAGGACGGGCCCACCACCCCGGCGAGGATCACGGCGAGGATCACGGCCAGGACCGTGGTCATCGGCACGGGCAGTTCCCCGGTCCGGCCCGAGCTGCCCGTCGACGTGGCGACGTGGACCTCGGAGGAGGCCCTGGCCGCGGACGAGCTCCCCGCGAGGTTGGCCGTCGTCGGCGGCGGACCGGTGGCCTGTGAACTCGCCCAGGCCTACGCCGGGCTCGGCTCCCGCGTGACGATGCTGGTGCGCGGTGAGCACCTGCTCTCCGGGGAACCGTCCTGGGTGGGTGAGGCCCTCGCCGACGTCCTGCGCGGCGACGGGGTCGACGTCCGGACCTCGACCTCCCTCGACGCACTCGCCGACCTCGACGTGGACCGCGTCCTGCTGGGCACCGGCCGGACCCCGACCACCTCCGGGCTGGGCCTGGACGAGGACTGGCTGACGTCCGCGGGGGCCGTGCGCACCGACGGGCGCTGCCGGGTGGTGGACGCCTCGGGTTCGCCGGTCGAGGGGTTGTTCGCCGTGGGCGACGTGACGGGCATCTCGCCGTACACCCACACCGCCAACCACCAGGCCCGGACGGTCGTCGACGAACTCCTCGGCCGGGGCCGTGACGCGGACTACTCCGCGATCCCCCGCGCGGTGTACACCCACCCGCCGGTGTTCAGCACCGGGGACACCAGCGGGGACGGTGCCCGCAGCGCGAGGTTCTCCGTCACCGAGGTGGAGCGGGCGAACCTGCTGGAGCTGTCGGCGCCGCGGGACCAGCGCCGGGCGCTGACCGGTGCGGTGGAACTCTTCGCCCGCGACGGGATCCTCGTCGGCGCGGCCTGCCTGGGCCCGGAGGCCGACTCCTGGGGTGCGGAACTCTCCCTCGCCGTCCGGGCCCGGCTCACCGTCGACCTCCTCGCCCACCACGTCAGGGCGTTCCCGACGTGGTCGGAGGCGGTCTTCCCGGCCCTGGAGGAACTGCAGGGCTGA
- a CDS encoding ABC transporter ATP-binding protein encodes MSDQGSPGLECLDVGKRFGTVQALDGLTMSLTAGATGLLGANGAGKSTLLRTALGLTRPDTGTVRVLGLDAVRQRDEVRRRVGFMPEHPCLPADMSAQDVCVQLARMRGLGRRDAVRRTSEVLFAVGLEEERRRPVGSYSLGMQQRTKLAQALVHGPDLVLLDEPTSGLDPAGREEMLAIVRRLSLELGIRVIASSHVLDDIERTCDEVVVLRSGTLAAQRLVVVGHDPSGAVELRVTGDVGAFAAALEPRVAQHGVQLAPTTTGDIGMSSSPDAALDQVRDLAAELGVGVERLVPASRGLEDLVVDAMGGGPRG; translated from the coding sequence GTGAGTGATCAGGGTTCACCGGGACTGGAGTGCCTCGACGTCGGCAAGCGGTTCGGCACCGTCCAGGCCCTCGACGGTCTGACGATGTCGCTGACCGCGGGGGCCACCGGGTTGCTGGGCGCCAACGGGGCCGGGAAGTCGACGTTGCTGCGCACCGCCCTCGGGTTGACGCGCCCGGACACGGGGACGGTGCGGGTGCTGGGCCTCGACGCGGTCCGCCAGCGCGACGAGGTCCGCCGCCGGGTGGGGTTCATGCCCGAGCACCCGTGCCTGCCGGCCGACATGTCCGCCCAGGACGTCTGCGTCCAGCTCGCCCGGATGCGGGGTCTGGGTCGTCGTGACGCAGTCCGGCGCACCAGCGAGGTCCTCTTCGCGGTGGGGTTGGAGGAGGAACGCCGTCGTCCGGTCGGTTCGTACTCCCTCGGCATGCAGCAACGCACGAAACTCGCCCAGGCCCTCGTCCACGGACCCGACCTCGTCCTGCTCGACGAACCCACCTCCGGCCTCGACCCGGCCGGTCGCGAGGAGATGCTCGCCATCGTGCGCCGGTTGTCGCTCGAACTCGGCATCCGGGTCATCGCCAGTTCGCACGTCCTCGACGACATCGAACGGACCTGCGACGAGGTCGTGGTGCTGCGCTCGGGAACCCTGGCCGCGCAACGGCTCGTCGTCGTCGGGCACGACCCGTCGGGCGCGGTGGAACTGCGGGTGACCGGTGACGTCGGCGCGTTCGCCGCGGCCCTGGAACCCCGGGTCGCGCAGCACGGGGTGCAGCTCGCCCCCACCACGACAGGAGACATCGGCATGAGTTCCAGCCCGGATGCGGCCCTGGACCAGGTGCGGGACCTCGCCGCAGAACTCGGGGTGGGCGTGGAACGGCTGGTGCCCGCCTCGCGGGGTCTCGAGGACCTCGTCGTCGACGCGATGGGCGGGGGACCCCGTGGCTGA
- a CDS encoding ABC transporter ATP-binding protein produces the protein MSAIEFDGVSKWFGDTVALSDVTVHIDAGVTGLLGHNGAGKSTALQVLAGGTRPSQGTVRVLGRDPHRDPEVHRGLGIVADGEATWAHASARTQIEFLARQRGVRDPRSATQDVLHRVGLSEAADRRVGGFSKGMRQRVKLAQALVHDPQVLLLDEPLNGLDPAQRRADVDLLAALGAEGRTVLVSSHVLSEVERMAHRVLVVVNGRLVAEGEPAGIRELLVDRPRTVRLEGDRVLELAGMLLAAGLVESVRREGAGRTGVLVEAPRAVALAEAVPRLARESGTTLRRVEGVGEDLESVFAHLVRAARGAGR, from the coding sequence GTGAGCGCCATCGAGTTCGACGGGGTCAGCAAGTGGTTCGGCGACACCGTGGCCCTCTCCGACGTCACCGTGCACATCGACGCGGGCGTCACGGGGCTGCTCGGGCACAACGGGGCCGGCAAGTCGACCGCGCTGCAGGTGCTGGCCGGGGGGACCCGGCCGAGTCAGGGGACCGTGCGGGTCCTCGGCCGCGACCCGCACCGCGATCCCGAGGTCCACCGCGGGCTGGGGATCGTCGCCGACGGCGAGGCCACCTGGGCCCACGCCAGCGCCCGCACCCAGATCGAGTTCCTCGCCCGGCAACGCGGGGTGCGGGACCCCCGCTCCGCCACGCAGGACGTCCTGCACCGCGTCGGGTTGAGCGAGGCCGCGGACCGGCGGGTCGGGGGGTTCTCCAAGGGGATGCGCCAGCGGGTGAAGCTCGCCCAGGCGCTCGTGCACGACCCGCAGGTGCTGCTGCTCGACGAACCGCTGAACGGCCTGGACCCGGCGCAGCGCCGGGCCGACGTCGACCTCCTCGCGGCGCTCGGTGCCGAGGGGCGGACGGTGCTGGTGAGTTCGCACGTCCTGTCCGAGGTCGAGCGGATGGCGCACCGCGTGCTGGTCGTCGTCAACGGCCGGCTCGTCGCCGAGGGTGAACCCGCGGGGATCCGGGAACTGCTCGTCGACCGGCCGCGCACGGTCCGCCTCGAGGGGGACCGCGTGCTGGAGCTCGCGGGGATGCTGCTCGCGGCGGGTCTGGTGGAGTCGGTGCGCCGGGAGGGCGCCGGTCGCACCGGGGTCCTCGTCGAGGCGCCGCGGGCGGTGGCACTGGCCGAGGCGGTACCGCGTCTCGCCCGGGAGTCGGGCACGACGTTGCGTCGGGTCGAAGGGGTCGGAGAGGACCTGGAGAGCGTGTTCGCGCACCTGGTGCGGGCCGCGAGAGGAGCGGGACGATGA
- a CDS encoding ABC transporter permease subunit: MNFSTSLYGFSLRGILFRGRTAGFASLPLVVAVVAFVVIGITSVPSRYGVQNTFTGNLLTGLVVPIVALVLAIGAFGDERDGRTLPLLRAIARPRWQIVLARFAAAWTSTVVVCLPAVIACVVLGISVNQPVGRVLGGVVLATVLTSAAYCGVFVLLSLLTRRGLLAGLAYVVLWETFLAGLAPALRGLSIGSYGRRVASLAIPGDVPLGTVASGGVTASALVLAGIAVVAVALAGWRLQKMDVG, encoded by the coding sequence ATGAACTTCTCGACCAGTCTCTACGGGTTCTCCCTGCGGGGGATCCTCTTCCGCGGCCGGACCGCGGGATTCGCCTCGCTGCCGCTGGTGGTGGCGGTCGTGGCGTTCGTCGTCATCGGCATCACCAGCGTCCCGTCCCGCTACGGCGTGCAGAACACCTTCACCGGGAACCTGCTCACCGGTCTGGTGGTGCCGATCGTGGCGCTGGTGCTGGCGATCGGCGCCTTCGGCGACGAACGGGACGGGCGCACGCTCCCGCTGCTGCGGGCGATCGCCCGTCCGCGGTGGCAGATCGTCCTGGCCCGGTTCGCGGCCGCGTGGACCTCGACCGTCGTGGTCTGCCTGCCGGCGGTGATCGCCTGCGTCGTGCTGGGGATCTCGGTGAACCAGCCCGTCGGGCGCGTCCTCGGCGGGGTCGTGCTGGCGACGGTGCTGACGTCCGCCGCGTACTGCGGGGTGTTCGTGCTGCTGTCGCTGCTGACCCGGCGCGGCCTGCTCGCGGGGCTGGCCTACGTCGTGCTCTGGGAGACGTTCCTGGCCGGTCTGGCCCCCGCCCTGCGGGGGTTGTCCATCGGGTCCTACGGGCGCCGGGTGGCCTCGCTGGCCATCCCCGGCGACGTGCCCCTGGGCACCGTCGCCTCCGGCGGGGTGACGGCCTCGGCGCTGGTGCTGGCGGGGATCGCCGTCGTCGCGGTGGCCCTCGCGGGCTGGCGGTTGCAGAAGATGGACGTCGGCTGA
- a CDS encoding sensor histidine kinase, producing the protein MPALRAMWRRTTVPLRALELLVVLVLLVAFPSTAWTSSPDVVVSLVVASLAWIAWMVVEPLSMRGTVAVVGRRAVVVTVVLSVVTASAGYAAARTEAGWIFVLAVIAGLAAGRDTGVAGAVASFTAGTAGIQLGLLAAGGFPLSAVLGYPAGLLSAVFGGVIRAGRRDQEEATRQLLRASDQARTEQARGAALAERARIAREVHDVLAHSLGGLAIQLEVADALLSGDLDEKSRDAALHRVRTAHQLATTGLEETRKAVHALRVDSPPLPDSLATLAAGSRENGTEVTLDVQGRPRPLGAGEVALLRTAQEALVNAAKHAPGSPVLLDLDYGEESTTLLVTDRGALDPDARRPGSVDGGFGLAGLRERLELTGGSLAAGPYERGWRVTARVPQ; encoded by the coding sequence ATGCCTGCTCTGCGCGCCATGTGGCGGCGCACCACCGTTCCGCTGCGGGCCCTGGAACTGCTGGTCGTGCTCGTGCTGCTCGTGGCGTTCCCGAGCACCGCCTGGACGTCCTCGCCCGACGTCGTCGTCTCCCTGGTCGTCGCCTCGCTGGCCTGGATCGCGTGGATGGTCGTCGAGCCGCTGTCGATGCGCGGGACCGTGGCCGTCGTCGGCCGGCGGGCCGTGGTCGTGACCGTGGTGCTCTCGGTGGTGACCGCGTCCGCGGGCTACGCCGCGGCGCGGACCGAGGCGGGCTGGATCTTCGTCCTGGCCGTCATCGCGGGCCTCGCCGCCGGCCGCGACACCGGGGTGGCCGGTGCCGTGGCGTCGTTCACGGCCGGGACGGCCGGCATCCAGCTGGGGCTGCTCGCCGCCGGGGGTTTCCCGTTGTCGGCCGTGCTGGGCTACCCGGCGGGTCTGCTCTCCGCGGTGTTCGGCGGGGTGATCCGCGCCGGCCGCCGCGACCAGGAGGAGGCGACCCGGCAACTCCTGCGCGCCTCCGACCAGGCGCGGACGGAACAGGCCCGTGGTGCGGCGCTCGCGGAACGTGCGCGGATCGCCCGTGAGGTCCACGACGTCCTCGCGCACTCCCTCGGCGGGCTGGCCATCCAGCTCGAGGTGGCCGACGCGCTGCTCTCCGGGGACCTCGACGAGAAGTCCCGGGACGCTGCGCTGCACCGGGTCCGGACCGCCCACCAGCTGGCGACGACGGGACTGGAGGAGACCCGCAAGGCCGTCCACGCGTTGCGCGTCGACTCCCCGCCGCTGCCGGACTCGCTGGCGACGCTGGCCGCCGGGTCGCGGGAGAACGGCACCGAGGTGACGCTGGACGTGCAGGGTCGGCCCCGTCCGCTGGGGGCCGGTGAGGTGGCGCTGCTGCGGACCGCGCAGGAGGCCCTGGTCAACGCCGCGAAGCACGCGCCGGGGTCACCGGTGCTGCTGGACCTGGACTACGGCGAGGAGAGCACCACGTTGCTCGTCACCGATCGCGGTGCGCTGGACCCCGACGCGCGCCGACCGGGCAGCGTCGACGGGGGTTTCGGCCTGGCCGGTCTGCGCGAGCGCCTCGAACTCACCGGCGGGTCGCTGGCCGCCGGTCCGTACGAGCGCGGGTGGCGGGTCACGGCCCGGGTGCCGCAGTGA
- a CDS encoding response regulator transcription factor has product MSSPLRVVVADDQTIVRDGLVALLDLMPDLEVVATASDGAQAVERAREHTPDVVLMDLGMPNVDGVEATRRIVAAQPGVAVVVLTTYVDDATILRALQAGARGYLTKSAGRADIARALHAAAANQVVLDADVQARLLSAAGNPAPSAPAELPDGLTEREADVLRLIAKGLSNHDIARELVVSVATVKTHVNHLFAKTGSRDRAQAVAYAHRTGLV; this is encoded by the coding sequence GTGAGCTCCCCCCTGCGTGTGGTCGTCGCCGACGACCAGACCATCGTCCGCGACGGCCTCGTCGCCCTGCTGGACCTGATGCCGGACCTCGAGGTCGTGGCGACCGCCTCCGACGGGGCGCAGGCCGTCGAGCGGGCGCGGGAGCACACCCCCGACGTGGTCCTGATGGACCTCGGGATGCCGAACGTCGACGGGGTCGAGGCGACCCGGCGGATCGTCGCCGCCCAGCCCGGCGTGGCCGTCGTCGTGCTCACGACCTACGTCGACGACGCGACGATCCTCCGTGCGCTGCAGGCGGGGGCGCGCGGTTACCTCACCAAGAGCGCCGGCCGTGCGGACATCGCCCGGGCCCTGCACGCGGCGGCCGCGAACCAGGTCGTGCTGGACGCCGACGTCCAGGCGCGGCTGCTCTCCGCGGCCGGAAACCCGGCGCCGAGCGCGCCGGCGGAACTACCGGACGGGCTGACCGAGCGCGAGGCCGACGTGCTGCGCCTCATCGCCAAGGGGTTGTCCAACCACGACATCGCCCGGGAACTCGTCGTCTCGGTGGCGACGGTCAAGACCCACGTGAACCACCTCTTCGCCAAGACCGGGTCCCGGGACCGCGCGCAGGCCGTCGCCTACGCCCACCGCACCGGGCTGGTCTGA
- the galK gene encoding galactokinase, whose product MSTPEFFDAADRPSTATALAKEFRDVFGDEPEGVWSAPGRVNLIGEHVDYTGGLCLPLALPHRTFVALRPRTDGVVRLRSRQEDTVVELPLAEVGAGSPQGWAAYVAGVPWALAQKEFAGGLLTGGFDALVDGHVPYGSGLSSSAALECAVAVALGDLIGAPLDDAGRAALAGACMLAENVVAGANTGGMDQAASLRCHEGGAILLDTRDDTVSQVALDLAGAGLALLVVDTRAEHSHAGGEYGRRRANVEHAAELLGVPTLREVDPAALGAALERVGSEPDGDVLRRRVRHAVTEIDRVRRTAELLHEGRAGEIGDLLNASHDSLRDDYEVSCRELDLTVDVARAHGALGARMTGGGFGGSAIALVAAGRVQVVAEAVAAAFAEQGLRAPRFLTALPSEGAGRDL is encoded by the coding sequence ATGAGCACCCCTGAGTTCTTCGACGCCGCCGACCGTCCGAGCACGGCGACCGCCCTGGCCAAGGAGTTCCGCGACGTCTTCGGCGACGAGCCCGAGGGCGTCTGGTCCGCCCCGGGCCGGGTGAACCTCATCGGCGAGCACGTCGACTACACCGGCGGTCTGTGCCTGCCGCTGGCCCTGCCGCACCGGACCTTCGTCGCGTTGCGCCCGCGCACCGACGGCGTCGTCCGGCTGCGTTCCCGGCAGGAGGACACCGTCGTCGAGCTCCCGCTCGCCGAGGTCGGCGCCGGGTCCCCGCAGGGCTGGGCGGCCTACGTCGCCGGGGTCCCGTGGGCGCTGGCGCAGAAGGAGTTCGCCGGGGGCCTGCTGACCGGAGGTTTCGACGCCCTGGTCGACGGCCACGTCCCCTACGGTTCGGGGTTGTCGTCCTCGGCCGCGCTGGAGTGCGCCGTCGCGGTGGCGCTCGGGGACCTCATCGGGGCCCCGCTGGACGACGCGGGACGAGCCGCACTGGCCGGGGCCTGCATGCTGGCCGAGAACGTCGTCGCCGGGGCGAACACCGGCGGGATGGACCAGGCCGCGTCGCTGCGCTGCCACGAGGGCGGCGCGATCCTGCTCGACACCCGCGACGACACCGTCTCCCAGGTCGCCCTCGACCTCGCCGGGGCCGGGCTCGCACTGCTCGTCGTCGACACCCGCGCCGAGCACTCCCACGCGGGCGGTGAGTACGGCAGGCGCCGCGCCAACGTCGAGCACGCAGCGGAACTCCTCGGCGTCCCCACGCTGCGCGAGGTCGACCCGGCCGCGCTGGGCGCCGCGCTGGAGCGCGTCGGCTCCGAACCCGACGGTGACGTGCTGCGCCGCCGGGTGAGGCACGCCGTCACCGAGATCGACCGGGTGCGCCGCACGGCGGAACTCCTGCACGAGGGGCGGGCCGGCGAGATCGGTGACCTGCTGAACGCGTCGCACGACTCGCTGCGCGACGACTACGAGGTCTCCTGCCGCGAACTCGACCTCACCGTCGACGTCGCCCGCGCCCACGGCGCCCTCGGCGCCCGCATGACCGGCGGCGGTTTCGGCGGGTCCGCGATCGCGCTCGTCGCGGCCGGGCGCGTGCAGGTCGTCGCGGAGGCCGTGGCCGCCGCGTTCGCCGAGCAGGGTCTGCGCGCCCCCCGGTTCCTCACCGCGCTCCCCTCCGAAGGCGCCGGCCGCGACCTCTGA
- the galT gene encoding galactose-1-phosphate uridylyltransferase — MADGRELIYFDDTEPWLSGERVRDAVDHRPLPPAEETVRGGSQVRFDPLTGDWIAMASHRNDRTLMPPPDQDPLAPTVPGGFPTEIADSSYDVVAFENRFPSFSNRIGGESGFLDGEALWPTRPAAGRCEVVCFSSDTHGSFGTLDPRRARTVLEAWIDRTEALNATEGVEQVFVFENRGEEIGVTLPHPHGQIYGYPYLAPKMETMLRRAREHRAATGGNLFRDVLDAERRAGSRVVFETEHFTAYVPAAARWPVEVHLAPHRDVPDLPALTEEERDDLVAAYLDLLGRLDRYYPDDHPLPYIAGWYQAPATEGRDEMRLHLQVFSVLRGPSKVKFLAGSESAMAAWINDTTPEKVAARLREVSR, encoded by the coding sequence ATGGCCGACGGACGCGAACTCATCTACTTCGACGACACCGAACCGTGGTTGTCGGGGGAACGGGTGCGCGACGCCGTCGACCACCGTCCGCTGCCCCCCGCCGAGGAGACGGTGCGCGGCGGTTCCCAGGTGCGTTTCGACCCCCTGACGGGTGACTGGATCGCGATGGCCTCCCACCGCAACGACCGCACCCTCATGCCCCCGCCGGACCAGGACCCGTTGGCCCCCACCGTGCCCGGTGGTTTCCCCACCGAGATCGCCGACTCCAGCTACGACGTCGTCGCCTTCGAGAACCGGTTCCCGTCGTTCTCCAACCGGATCGGCGGCGAGAGCGGGTTCCTCGACGGGGAGGCCCTGTGGCCGACCCGTCCGGCGGCCGGACGCTGCGAGGTCGTCTGCTTCAGCTCCGACACCCACGGCTCGTTCGGCACCCTCGACCCGCGCCGGGCGCGCACGGTCCTCGAGGCGTGGATCGACCGCACCGAGGCCCTCAACGCGACCGAGGGCGTCGAGCAGGTGTTCGTCTTCGAGAACCGCGGCGAGGAGATCGGCGTCACGCTGCCGCACCCGCACGGTCAGATCTACGGCTACCCCTACCTGGCGCCGAAGATGGAGACCATGCTGCGCCGGGCCCGCGAGCACCGCGCGGCCACCGGCGGCAACCTGTTCCGCGACGTCCTCGACGCCGAACGTCGCGCCGGGTCGCGGGTCGTGTTCGAGACCGAGCACTTCACCGCCTACGTCCCCGCCGCGGCCCGCTGGCCCGTCGAGGTCCACCTCGCACCGCACCGCGACGTCCCCGACCTCCCGGCCCTGACCGAGGAGGAGCGTGACGACCTGGTCGCCGCGTACCTCGACCTGCTGGGCCGGCTCGACCGCTACTACCCCGACGACCACCCGCTGCCCTACATCGCGGGCTGGTACCAGGCTCCCGCGACCGAGGGGCGCGACGAGATGCGCCTGCACCTGCAGGTCTTCAGCGTGCTGCGCGGCCCCTCGAAGGTGAAGTTCCTCGCCGGGTCCGAATCGGCGATGGCGGCCTGGATCAACGACACGACGCCCGAGAAGGTGGCGGCCCGACTCCGTGAGGTTTCCCGATGA
- a CDS encoding DeoR/GlpR family DNA-binding transcription regulator, translating to MLAHQRQELILDAVRTHGGVRVADLVERLGVSEMTVRRDIGELSRRGLVARVHGGAAAIGRTSEEPGFAAKSNLRPDAKRAIARAAADLVPDGASVGLSAGTTTAEVARELRDVSDLTVVTNSPRVADLLHDPADHSRTVILSGGTRTPSDALVGPVARAGLRGLHVDVLFLGVHGLDAAAGLSTPNLTEADTNRALMDCAAQVVVVADASKWGVVGLTSFAALSAVDVLVTDDALDPSARPVISELVGELVIAGIPQEEDQ from the coding sequence ATGCTCGCCCACCAGCGCCAGGAACTCATCCTCGACGCCGTCCGCACCCACGGCGGCGTCCGGGTGGCCGACCTCGTCGAGCGTCTCGGCGTCTCGGAGATGACGGTGCGCCGCGACATCGGGGAACTGTCCCGGCGCGGGCTCGTCGCGCGCGTGCACGGCGGCGCCGCCGCGATCGGCCGGACCAGCGAGGAACCGGGTTTCGCGGCCAAGTCGAACCTGCGGCCGGACGCGAAGCGGGCCATCGCCCGGGCCGCCGCCGACCTCGTGCCCGACGGCGCCTCCGTGGGGTTGTCGGCGGGGACGACGACGGCCGAGGTCGCCCGCGAACTGCGCGACGTCTCCGACCTCACCGTCGTGACGAACTCCCCGCGGGTGGCCGACCTGCTGCACGACCCGGCCGACCACTCCCGCACGGTCATCCTGTCCGGCGGCACCCGCACCCCCTCCGACGCGCTCGTCGGCCCCGTCGCCCGCGCGGGTCTGCGCGGGTTGCACGTCGACGTGCTGTTCCTGGGGGTGCACGGCCTCGACGCCGCGGCCGGCCTGAGCACCCCGAACCTGACCGAGGCCGACACCAACCGGGCGCTGATGGACTGCGCCGCACAGGTCGTGGTCGTCGCCGACGCCTCGAAGTGGGGGGTCGTCGGTCTGACGTCGTTCGCCGCGCTCTCCGCGGTCGACGTCCTCGTCACCGACGACGCCCTGGACCCCTCGGCCCGTCCCGTCATCTCAGAACTCGTCGGCGAACTCGTGATCGCCGGCATCCCCCAGGAGGAGGACCAGTGA